The genomic stretch CCGTGCCGGAACCCTGCGTCCGCGGGGTGAAGGCGCATGTCCACCTTGTGCATGAAGTTGGGCCCCTCGCCGCCTTCACCCACCGGCGGGGGAGCGCCGAGGCACTCCTCGACAGGCGGCAGGTCGGGGGGTTGCGCGTCGACGCGCAGCGGTCCGTCGGCCTCCGAGAGGTCCGCGAAGGACCCCAGCGCGCTCAGCAGGAGCTTGCCGTCACCCGCTCGGAGGTTGGCTGCGGCGGTCGCGAACCGGCGACCGACGCGCTGCGTGCTCACCTCGATGGTTGTGGGCCCCGGCGTGCCAGGTGAGAGGAAATGCCCGGTGATGCTCACCGGGTCGGGCCGGTCGAGCTCGATGGCGCACGCCCGGGCCACCGAGGCGAGCAGGTATCCACCGTTGGCGTTGCCGAGGATGTCCCAGCCATCTGCGACCTGCGAGCCGTAGACCGCTGTTGGCTGTGGATGCGTTGGCGCGGCCCCCTCGCGGCGCGTCACGGCGGTGGCTCGTGTGAACTCTCCTGGGTCGGTCACGTCCCGCAGGGTATTGCGTGCAGCGGGTCGCCCGGAATCACCGCGGTCGGTTGCGCGTAGGATTCCTTGCTCGCAGTGGGATGGTTCACTGCCGGCCGGATGGCTCAGAGCACAAGCGAGGATGGCGATGACATCGGGACCATTTCCCAACCGGGTGACCGAGACGCTCAGTTCCTCACCGGCGATGGCACCGGAGCCAACATGACCAGCATCTTCGCTCGGACGTCACCGACCGACGCTGGTATCACCGCTTCCGGTGCTCTCACCGTGGCCGACCAGGAGACCTTCCTCTCGGTCTTCGAGGCCAATGACAACGACCTGTCGAGGGCTGGTTTCTTCCTGAACCCGCAGGAGTGGGGCGACGTCCGTGGCGAGACCGCTTCGGGCACTGGGGAGTACCTCCTCAACTCGACGCCGACCGCTGCGACCGCTCGCTCCATCTTCGGAGTCCCGGTCCACGTCTCGTCGGCCGTGCCCGCAGGAGAGGTCGCACTCGTCGACCTGTCCCGTGTTTACGTCGGTGTCCGTAAGGACGTCGAGGTCGAGTCGAGTCGTGACTTCCGGTTCTCGAACGACGAGACCGCCATCCTTGGCATCGTCCGTGCTGACATCGGTGTAGCCGAGGAAGCCTCGGTCGTCTACGACTCGGGTTGGAACGCCTGAGTCATCTTCTAAGGCGACACGAGTAGTTCATGCTCGTTGAGCTATGGCACCGGGGGTCTGTTTCGCCTCCGCTATTAGCGACGTCGCCTTTAGGTACCGGGCGAGGGCTGCGCCCGTTGAGACGGCCGACCGGGATTGAGTTGCTCGGTCACCGTCGAAGTACCCCGACGAGTCGGAGGTGGTTGGGATGGGTCCGCCCATCCCGTCACCTCCGGCTCTCTGGTTCTCTCGGGCCGGGTGACGGCTCCCTCGGACCCTGTAGCTCGTGGCCCCATCCACCGGCTCGTCGTGGTCCAGCACCTCGATCGAGGTTGCCTCCTCCTCGTCGCCACCCGGCCCGGTCAACTCTCGCCGCACTTCGTCGGCTGCCTCGGCGGCCCAGGGTCCCCAGCTGGACGGGCCGACCGCCTTCAGACGGAGACCTGATCTTCGGACAGGGGATGGCCGGACGGCTCGATCGAGTAGCCGTCATCGCGGGACTTGGATATCGCAATGGCCAGAATTAGGAGGCCGAACAGCGGCTTCGCCAGCACGTCTGCGATCGAATAGCCCACCTGCCGGGCTACCTCGGCAGTCGCCTCATTGTCGATGACCGAGGGAGCGATATAGGCGAGGGGGTACACACCCCAGGTCAACAGGAGCAGGAACCGGAGCCCTTCGACGATCTTGCGCACACCAGCGCTCTGCCGATCGAGAGAACGGCCGAGCTCAACAAAGAGCACGTACAGGATGTAAAGGAAGGGAATCGTGGACAGAACTGCCCACACGGTCCGTGCGGTCGAGTCAGGGTCCGACAGCTCCCCAGGCCACCCGAGAACGATCATTGCGATGGCGGCGATGGTCAGTCGGATGAGAAGGCTCCGTGTCTTGGCGGGTGCCAGCTTCAACACGACGACTAGTTCCGCAAGCAAGAGCGGAACCGTGAGCAGCCAGTCGACATAGCGGTACCCCTCGTTGAACGGCTCACCGTCCTGCACGTACTCGCCCCCGACAAATGTGAACGCAGCCGACCAAGAATCGAATATCCGAACGTAGTGGTAGAGAGCGATCCCGACTACCAGGGTCGACAGTGTGATGGCCATGCGGTGCCAGGGTGCGACCCGATTCCTCACGAGAATGAAGAACACAAAGGCAGCGCCCATGCAGGCGATTGCGAACGAGAAGCTGTTGTAGACCAAGTTGTATTGGGTTTCTGTCAGTACGAGCTCCATTGCTGCTCCTTTAGTTTCGTGCCCACGCCGACTCGTGTGTCACACCTATTCCTTCGATCTCATCAGCAATATGGATGCGGTTCCACATGCCGGTGCAGGTATGTGTACGAGCTTCACTCTTCTCGTCGTCCACCGTGTCGGGCGTCGGCGACGGGGGTACCGGATAGCGGAAGGCCGGTCCGAAGTTCAACGACCACCGCCTCCCTGAGCGCCCCTGCCTCCCCGCTTTCGCACACGCCCTGAGTATCGGCGTCGCTTCAGATGAAGATGTCGACGTCGATGAACGGGTCGTCTGCGTAGGAGGCCGCCCAGAGTGGCCCGACGTCAGTCGCTGGATCGCTGATGGCAGCCCCGTTCACGAAGACAGTGTCGGTGAAGTAAGGCTCGAACGGCGGGGGTTCAACTTGGGCCTCGATCTGGACCACAGTGCTGCGTACGCCGCTAGTGCTGGGGTCCAGCTGGAGGAACGCCTCCAGGCCCTGGTCAGCTCTCCACACGAAGATCGAGCCTTCAGCGGTTTTGACTCCGGCGGCGTTGCCAACGATGACTGGGTCGGAGGCGCCTACGTGAGTAGTTGAGCCGAACTCACCGAACTCAGGAGCCGTAAGACCCAAGGGGTACTGAACAAGAACCGCTGTGTCACCCGCCGAGTGGACCCCATCACCATTGGTGTCCATCAGTCTTGCGATCAGCACGTCGGACCCCGTCGGGTCGTAGCCATCGACGCCGTCGAGGTTGGAGTAAGCGACAGCCAGCATCTCGGGCTCGGCCGGTGGCCCGTCTGCGGGCGGACCGACACAACCTGCAGCAACCAACGTCAAGGCTACAGACGCTGCCACAGCAGCGAAGGTCTTCTTCATCGTGGTCTCCCTCCAAGGCTTCCTCGAGTGAGAACACGATGACCATGGTTGCGTTGTACGGAACTATGCGAGGTTGAACAACTAACCGAATACTGGGCTCCGTCGGTCGTGTTCCGTTCCCTGACACGGTCGAGGGAGTCTTCTTCGTTCTATGGTGCCTCGATGTTCTCGAATCGTGCCACTGACCTCATGGGCGTGGAATACCCGATCCTTCAAGCTCCTATGGGCTGGATCGCTCGGTCCGAGCTTGCCTCCGCAGTCTGCGAAGCCGGAGCGATGGGTTGTATCGAGACGTCCTCGGGCGAACTCGACGTCATCCAAGAGGAGATTCGGAAGATGCGGGACCTCACCGACAAGCCGTTCTCTGTCAACATCGCCCAGGCCTTTGTGAGCGATCCTGCGATCGTCGACTTCGTGATCGAGCAGGGAGTGCGCTTCGTGACCACCTCGGCGGGCAGCCCGATGAAGTACACGGCGCAGCTCAAGGAAGCCGGCCTCACTGTGTTCCACGTGGTGCCGACCCTGCGGGCGGCCCACAAGGCGGTCGAGGCCGGTGTCGACGGGCTGATCGTGGAAGGTGGAGAGGGTGGTGGATTCAAGAACCCGCGGCCCGTGTCGTCGATGGTGCTGCTGCCTCTCGTGGTGCAGTCGGTCGACGTGCCGGTGATCGCGGCCGGTGGTTTCCTCGACGGCCCGACCATGGCGGCCGCGCTGGCGCTGGGAGCCGAAGGCATCCAGCTCGGTACACGCATGGTGTCAGCCGCCGAGTCGCCGGTGCACGACAACTGGAAGAAGTCGATCCTCGACGCGGCCGAGACCGACACGGTGTTTCTCAACTCACACACGTCACCCGCCTTGCGGGCGCTGCGGACCGGCCGGACATCGGCGCTCGAGTTCGACCGCGAGAGCAACGCGATGGCGGCGTTCAACGTCAAGGACCTCTACTTCGGCGGCGACATGGAGTCGGGCGTTGCATTGTCGGGCCAGGTCGCAGGCCGCATCGACGAGGTGAAGCCGGTCGCGGAGATCATCGACGAGTGCGTCAACGGCTGCCTCGACACGATCGAGACAATGGCCGGCCAGTACGGGCGCAGCTGAGGACCCGCACGTTGCCACGGGCGCCGATGGACGGGTTCGCGCGTGCCCCCGGTAGGCTTGAACGGTGCGTTCAGGGGTACCAAAGGGTGCTCACCGCGCTGGCGCAGGGGAACTCCACACGGGGTTGACGCGCGGTAGGCAGGGTCGGCTGACAGTCGTTCGCGCCCTCGCGGCCGGCGCAGCAGGACTGCTCGTGGCTTCGGTGGCCCAGCCGAGCGGCGTTTCCGCCCAGGAGGGTGGCGCAGCCCCGACGACGACGGCCACGACGCTCGTCGATCCGCCGCCGAGCACCACGAGTACCACGCAGCCGCCGGGAACCACAACGACGACGACCACGACCGCACCCGGTGGCGGCAGCCCGGAGGATCCGGGCGACGGTTTCACGATCCCCGAGGCACCGGAGCGCGAGACGCCCCCAGAGGACCCTGCCCCGCCAGACCGCCCCAGCCGCGACGAGTTGATACCACCCCCGATCGACCTCACTTCGCTCAACCAGGTGGTCGAGACCCGCCGGGCAGAAGCCACAGCGGGCGCGCGACTGCTCGCAGATGCAGCAAACGCCGACGCCGCGGCCAAGGTGGCCGCCAGCCAGGCGACGCTCGACTCCGAGGCGGCGCTCGTGCCGGCCGCCGACGAACTCGTGGAGTCCGCACGGGCGGCAGAACGCTCGGCGGTGACGGCACTAGAGCGGGCACGTGACCGCACGGGTGACCTTGCGATCGAGTCCTACAAGCTAGCCGTGGCAGGTCGCGAAGTCACGATGAACGCAACCGCCGATGCCATCGTGAGCATGGACGGCTACGACGACTTCGTGAAGACCTCGCAGTATTCCGGCGCAGCGTGGACAGCACTCACAAACGCGGTGTCCGAGGCCGAGGTGGCCCTCGTGGCCGCTGAGAGTGCAACGGCCGATGCCCTCGAGGAGCGCACCCGCCTCGAGCGTCGCATCACCGAGGCGCGCTTCGCGCTCGAGCGTGCGACGGCCGAGGCGGTCGAGGTCGCCGAGATGGGTGAACAGCTGATCGCCGAGGCAGCAAAGATCGGCGAGGATCTGGCCTTCGAGGGCCTCGGGCCGACCATCCTCGGCGAGACCATTCTCGGCCCCGAGGACCTGGCCGGGTTCTCACAGCGGCGCCCCGGGGCGCCGCCCTACGACAAGCTCCTCGAACTGGCCGGCTTCTTCGTCGAGGAAGGCGAGTCCGAAGGGGTGCGTGGTGACATCGCCTGGGCGCAGTCGATCCTCGAGACCGGCAACTTCGGCTACCGGGGGTCGATGGTGTCGACCAGCGACAACAACTACGCGGGGATCGGCGCATGCGACAGCTGCTCATCGGGATTCCGATACAAGTCGCCACGACTCGGTGTGCGAGCGCAGATGCAGCTGCTGCGGGCCTATGCCGATGACAACCTGACAACAGACCAGCTCGGCAACCCACCCGTCGGCCGTGCCCCCGAGCGGGTCGGAGTGCGGGGGTGCTGTGACACGTGGATGGAGCTGTCAGGGGTGTGGGCAACAGGCCCCGGCTACGGAGTGAAGATCCTGACGCTCTACAACGAGATGCTTTCCTTCGCCGCGGCGCGGCAGAGGTCAGAGGCCGCCCTGGGCGCCGCTGGCGGCCAGTGAAGGCCGAGCAGCTCGAAGAGGCGGCAGCGACGGCGCCTTCGGAGGTGCTGACACCGATCCCGGGTCGCCACATCGACCATGAGCCGAAGCCCAAGCCACGGAAGGTCGCCGACCTCGAGCAGGACAGGGCATGGATGGGCATCGCATGGGGCATGTTCATGCGGTTCAGGACGGCCCGCGCACCCCTGATGGCCGCCGGTACCGCCTACTACGGGTTCATCGCGATGTTCTCGCTGCTCGCCTTCGCATACGGCATGGCCGCGCTGCTCAACGCCGACGCGATCGCCAACTGGCTGACCGACGCCCTGAAGGATGCACTGCCTGGGCTCATCGGCGACAAGGGCATCGATCCCTCCACGCTGGAGCGGATCGGCCGAACGACGTCGGTCGTCGGCCTTTTGCTGCTTGCGGTCAGCGGTTCGGCTGTGATGGCCGGCGCCAGCGATTCACTGCACCAGGTTTACGGAGCTCCGCCGGATGGCCGTAATCCGGTGGCGAGGCGCATGCACCTGTTCGGATGGCTCATGGTCATGGGTCCCCTGGTCGTCATCTCCTATTCGATGACCACGGCAGTTGCAGGTTTCGGCTCCGACATCCTCGACGACCTCGGCATCAGCGGCGGTTTCGTTCGCTTCCTGATGGTGTCGGCCGGCGCAATCCTCACATTCGCGCTCGACGTGGGCATCACGGCCCTGTTGCTCTCACGGCTCGGCGGTATCGCGCCCGGGCGAAGGGCGCTGCTGCCGGGAGCCCTGCTCGGTGCCGTCATCATCACGGCCCTGAAGGCCCTGATGGCTGTGATCGTGTCGTGGTCGGTGGGGCGCCCGCAGTACGGGTCGTTCGCCGTTCCAGTCACGGTGCTGGTCGTGCTCTGGCTCCAGGCCATGGCCCTCTATGCGGCTGCCGCGCTGACCGCCTCGACGGCTTGCTCACTCGCAAACCGCGACGGCGGCGACTAGAAGTCGGCGACGGCGACCTTGGCGACGATCCGCTCCGGGTGCAGGCGCACCACCATTTCACCGGGCACTGCGTTGCGGCGGCCGTAGGCCTCGGCCTGTTCGGCACCCATGTACCTCGCGGCGGTTGCGGTGGCCCAGTGCAGCAGCTCGTCGGCGTCGGTCGAGGTCGTGACTGCTCCAGACACCGTCAGGAAGCTGAACGGCGGCCGCTCGTCATCCAAGCACATCGACACCCGAGGGTCGCGCAGGATGCAGCGACCCTTGAGTGTGTCGGCCGCAGTGAGGAAGACGATGTCGGGGTCGTCGTGGCCGTTGTCGTGGTCGAGCGCCACCCAGACAGGCGCGACGTGGGGGCTGCCATCCTTGCGCACGACTGCGAGCTTTGCCGTGCGGGCCGGCAACTCCTCGATGAACTCCTGCCACCAGCGGGTCGGGGCGTCGGTGTATCCCATCAGCTCAGCCTAGGTAGATGAGGCCGTCTCCGACTTCGCGGCACGCGACTCCGCTCTCCGCCACCGCCTGGTCCCACCCCTCGTCCACCTCGGGATCGCACTGCTCCATGCCGTGGTCCGCGATTACCAGCACAGCGGTGTCATCGAGCGCCCCTGCGGATTCGACTGCTGCCAGTACGTCGCCGACCCTGGCATCGCTGTCACGCACAGCGGCTCTTGCCAGCTCGCCGTGGGGGCCGCTCGTGTGGCCTGCTTCATCGGTGAGCGCCAGGCTGCACCAGCTGAGTGTGGGAAGTGGGTTGCCGTGCTCGCGCCGCCAGCACTGCAGTGTGTGGGCGGTCGAGAGGTGGTCGACACGCGACATGAAGCGGTACGGCTCGTTGGCCGACGCGTCGGGGTCGAGGTGGGTGACTGTGTCGGTGGGGGGAAGCCCTGACTCGTCGCCCCTGCGTACCAGGGCGAACGTCGAGAAGTCGGCGCCCGTGTCACAGAACTCGAAGCTCGCGCTGCTGAAGGCGCTGGGTCTGCTGCGGTGGAGCGCCTGGAACAGGGTCTCGACGTCGGGTGAGAGGTGTTGCATCGCGTGGAACATGGCTGGCAGTTCCAGGAGGTCGACGGTGTCACCGTCGGCGCGGTCGACCCACGCGTTGTGAAGGATGCCCGAGTGGCCGGGGTGGGCACCCGTGATCGATGTGGTGTGGTTGGCCAGCGTCGCAGTGGGCAGGGACGCCATCGAACCCCGGCCGAAGCTCATGCCGTCGGAGAGGACGGACCCGATGTTGGGCGCCTCGCCGTCGGCCATGGCTGCTGCGAGCAGATTGGGGTTGCACCCGTCCAGCAGGAACACCACGACGTGATCCGGCCGGGTGCCGTCCAGGACCTCGGACTCGACCGTGCCGTCCTGTCGTCGCAACAACCCGCGGTCGAGTCGCTCGCCCGTGGGGCCCACGCTGCCGACGTTGGCTTCGACACCGAGCAGCCGCGCGATGGTGGGGGCCACGTTCACGACCCTGGTGGCCTGGTCGACCACGCCCAGTTTCGCGATACCCGCGCCGCCCGCGATGAACGGCGCCCGTGCCTGCACGGTGCCGAGCGAGCCGTGCTGGCCGAGGTGGCCACCGTAGTGGTGCGACGCCGAGTGCAGCGCGACCAGATCGG from Actinomycetes bacterium encodes the following:
- a CDS encoding phage major capsid protein, which produces MAQSTSEDGDDIGTISQPGDRDAQFLTGDGTGANMTSIFARTSPTDAGITASGALTVADQETFLSVFEANDNDLSRAGFFLNPQEWGDVRGETASGTGEYLLNSTPTAATARSIFGVPVHVSSAVPAGEVALVDLSRVYVGVRKDVEVESSRDFRFSNDETAILGIVRADIGVAEEASVVYDSGWNA
- a CDS encoding YihY/virulence factor BrkB family protein; translation: MKAEQLEEAAATAPSEVLTPIPGRHIDHEPKPKPRKVADLEQDRAWMGIAWGMFMRFRTARAPLMAAGTAYYGFIAMFSLLAFAYGMAALLNADAIANWLTDALKDALPGLIGDKGIDPSTLERIGRTTSVVGLLLLAVSGSAVMAGASDSLHQVYGAPPDGRNPVARRMHLFGWLMVMGPLVVISYSMTTAVAGFGSDILDDLGISGGFVRFLMVSAGAILTFALDVGITALLLSRLGGIAPGRRALLPGALLGAVIITALKALMAVIVSWSVGRPQYGSFAVPVTVLVVLWLQAMALYAAAALTASTACSLANRDGGD
- a CDS encoding nitronate monooxygenase, translating into MFSNRATDLMGVEYPILQAPMGWIARSELASAVCEAGAMGCIETSSGELDVIQEEIRKMRDLTDKPFSVNIAQAFVSDPAIVDFVIEQGVRFVTTSAGSPMKYTAQLKEAGLTVFHVVPTLRAAHKAVEAGVDGLIVEGGEGGGFKNPRPVSSMVLLPLVVQSVDVPVIAAGGFLDGPTMAAALALGAEGIQLGTRMVSAAESPVHDNWKKSILDAAETDTVFLNSHTSPALRALRTGRTSALEFDRESNAMAAFNVKDLYFGGDMESGVALSGQVAGRIDEVKPVAEIIDECVNGCLDTIETMAGQYGRS
- a CDS encoding PPOX class F420-dependent oxidoreductase, coding for MGYTDAPTRWWQEFIEELPARTAKLAVVRKDGSPHVAPVWVALDHDNGHDDPDIVFLTAADTLKGRCILRDPRVSMCLDDERPPFSFLTVSGAVTTSTDADELLHWATATAARYMGAEQAEAYGRRNAVPGEMVVRLHPERIVAKVAVADF
- a CDS encoding bacteriorhodopsin; this translates as MELVLTETQYNLVYNSFSFAIACMGAAFVFFILVRNRVAPWHRMAITLSTLVVGIALYHYVRIFDSWSAAFTFVGGEYVQDGEPFNEGYRYVDWLLTVPLLLAELVVVLKLAPAKTRSLLIRLTIAAIAMIVLGWPGELSDPDSTARTVWAVLSTIPFLYILYVLFVELGRSLDRQSAGVRKIVEGLRFLLLLTWGVYPLAYIAPSVIDNEATAEVARQVGYSIADVLAKPLFGLLILAIAISKSRDDGYSIEPSGHPLSEDQVSV
- a CDS encoding thioesterase family protein; translated protein: MTRREGAAPTHPQPTAVYGSQVADGWDILGNANGGYLLASVARACAIELDRPDPVSITGHFLSPGTPGPTTIEVSTQRVGRRFATAAANLRAGDGKLLLSALGSFADLSEADGPLRVDAQPPDLPPVEECLGAPPPVGEGGEGPNFMHKVDMRLHPADAGFRHGRPSGDPRVRGWFRMPDGEHVDPLGLLCVLDAFPPTVFNSDLPVAWVPTLEFTAHVRCRPAPGWLACEFTTRIVSSGFLEEDGLVWDSEGRLVAQSRQLALVPRG